TGAAAATAGAAGTGATTAAAGGCTTTAATAATTATTCATAGTGTGCAGGCcttaattgaatattaaaattgtaTTAATAACATAACtactaaaatttaaagtatatcaagaTTTATTTATTGAGATTTATCGAGATGTTATGTAGGTAGACATCCTAGCATATtcataacaaaatattatttattgagcttatattataagtattattagtttgattttagaaatggaaaaaagaaaaaaaaatgaagttaaaTGGTGAATGGAGATAAGGGGTGTAACTTTGAGTTGCACTCGTTCCTTTCCTTCGTCCGAATGATCTGGTGGCCGTGGGTGGCTCTTCTTAACTTGTTTTTGCTTTTGATTCAAGGCTGAAGACGAAGAAGAAGCCCCAAATCTTCTCTCGTTAAACCCTGAAGCAATGATCCTCTCCCTTTCTCTCTTCTGCCCCCATCACCCTTGTCTTTCTTCTCCTCTTCCTATCCCACGCTTTCACCCTCCTCCTCCTTCCCTCTCTTTCAACCCCACTCCCTTTTGCCCTCCTCCACTTTTCCTTTTTTCCCGATTGCATCCCCGTCCTTTTTCAATCCCTTGCTCATTGCACCCCGACAATGTTAACTCCGATTCCAAATTGGATTCTCATCTTGAACCTTCCATCCCTTTGGTTTCGGATGTTGATGGATTTGAGAATGCGGCCGAGGGGTTTGAAGCGAATAACATCAATGAGGAACCTGAGAATGCAGTGGACAACAATGGGCAGAGTGATGAATTGGCGGGAGATAAAGGGCCCAAAACCAAAATCCCTGTCATGGTGTTTTTTATGGGAATTTGGGCTATGATAAAGAATGGAATGGACAAGTTAGCTTTGGATTGGTTCAGTTGGTGGCCGTTTTGGCGTCAGGAGAAACGTCTTGACCGCTTGATTGCCGAAGCCGATGTCAATCCCAAAGATGCCGCTAAACAAAGCGCTTTGCTAGCTGAGCTTAACAAGCACAGGTTTCCTTTCAACTTCTTTATTGTTGATAAATTTCGaagcattttcttttttttttttttggatccctctgatttttattattaaaaaaaaaaaaaacagtccCGAGTCCGTGATTAAGCGATTTGAACAAAGGGATCATGCGGTAGACAGTAGAGGAGTTGCCGAATATCTTCGAGCGTTGGTAGTCACTAATGCCATTGCTGAATATCTTCCGGATGAACACGCTGGAAAGCCTTCTTGTCTTCCTACTTTGGTAAGAATGGCGCTACTTCGTGGCTTTGCTTTAATATTTGCATTTTGATTCAGCTTTTCAATTACTTTAATATTGTCAAACTTGGTCGAACAGATGTAATGTCTTTGACATTTGACTTCTGTTGGACGTATCAATTGGTGGATAAGTAGTTCTATACAAGTCTATGCTTTCTTATCACCGAAAGACTTAGAATATCTGATTTGGtcgattaaaatttaaaatgcagTTGCAAGAATTAAAGCAGCGTGCATCTGGGAATGTGGATGAGCCCTTCTTAAGCCCAGGAATTTCTCAGAAGCATCCGTTGCAAGTCGTGATGGTAAGTCTCCTTAGTTTACTGTTTGTGTGGGAGACAATATGGTTTTCATGTTACACTTTTTGGATTAGTTGATGCTTGTACTACAATATGCGGAGTTGTGGACTATATAACTTGTCCACAACTTGGATTCATCTTCTCTCTCTCCTTAGATCCCTTTGTCAACCAATTTGATAGCagttctgttttctttttttgttagGTTGATCCTAAAGTTTCAAACAGATCACGATTTGCACAAGAGCTTATTTCAACTATCTTGTTCACGGTTGCTGTTGGATTGGTTTGGTATGGATTCTGTGATTGTTGTTGTACTCCCTCTCTCTACCTTTTTCTTTGTTGAACTGCCCAGTCCTTGCTTTAACTTCCTGTAGTTCATTTTGTTAACATGAAAGCTGTTTTCAGGTTAATGGGTGCTGCTGCACTTCAGAAGTATGTAGGAAGCTTGGGTGGAATAGGAACTTCAGGTGTTGGATCAAGTTCCTCATATGCCCccaaagaattgaacaaagaagtGATGCCTGAGAAGGCAAGTATCCTATGCTTCTGCTAGCTGTCTAAATTGAGTAGACTATGACATTGAGTTGCATTTGAAGACTTCATTTCTGTTTTCAGTATGCATAGATGGAATGGTTTAAGTAGATTATATTGGACTAGATGAGTAAGAAATGCAAATTTTGAGCACCGCCTGAATAATTGGAAAGTGTTCATGACTAGTGagaaaatattataatttggtaTCCTTATTAGATAAATGATGATCAAGAGCCTGTTCTGCTGACTATGCAAGTGAAATGCAGCTTTAGTTTTGGTATGGATGGGCTAGGGTTTAGGTCCCAGGGCCATTTACTGGAAATCTAGTAGATAATCCTGAACCTTGTTTTCTTTTCCTATTTAATACTTTATTTGCAGAATGTTAAAACATTTAAGGATGTCAAAGGCTGTGATGATGCAAAACAAGAGCTTGAGGAAGTAGTGGAGTACCTTAAAAACCCATCAAAGTTCACCCGCCTTGGGGGAAAGCTGCCAAAGGTTTGTGCAAGATAATATGGTTTTCGAAATACATCTCATTCTTTCTGTCTCCATTTGTTGCACTTGCTTGTGGATCTCTGTATTTCAGATTTTACTAAGGGCATCCTATAAAATAGGAATAAAATAGAAAAGATGTCAGTGACATCTATGCTAGGAGAACCAAATATATCAAGAAATTGCCCGAAGTCCTGTCAGCTCGTGTCGTAGGTGGGGAATTATAGATTCTAGGTTCTGCTTCTGAAGCTTTCCTTTATAGAGGAGAGAAAATAACAAGTGATTTAGGTTTTTTTTCCATTGTTTGGTCCATAGTGAATGATTGTGCATCTATTAGAACAACAAATTCTGAAATTAGTATCCTATGATTCATTTACTTCCAGAGTCTAAGGCTTTTTTGCTTTAATCTTAAGGCTGTAACATTCACAACTAAATTGCAGGGAATCCTTTTGACTGGAGCTCCTGGAACTGGAAAAACTTTGCTGGCCAAGGTAATGTTTCGTTTTTTATTCTCACTTATCTTCACTTACATATGTTGGGGTCTTTTTGTGCACTACATCTCAATTTAACCACCACAAAGAAAAGCTTATTTTGCTGCTAGTGGTTCAACACAAAGAAAAACTTATCTTCACTTACATATGTCGGGGTCTTTGAAGTATGTTGCATAtgatcatatacatataataatggAATTGGTTTATGTCACCCTGAAGGCTATTGCTGGGGAAGCTGGGGTACCTTTCTTCTATAGAGCAGGATCTGCATTTGAGGAAATGTAAGCCACCCTCTTGTTTCATCTTTGCTTGGCCACCCTTTTCTATAGATTTCCATGTGCTTATTGTATCCCATAAGGTTGGTTCTGGGGATTATGCAGCATTATAGGTATCTTGTCTGACATTCTCTATCTCTATGGCAGGTTTGTTGGTGTTGGTGCTCGGCGTGTGAGATCCCTTTTCCAAGCAGCTAAGCAAAAGGTTGATGCTCATAATTACTAGGTTGTGGGGATTATTTTGTTTGCTTGATACATTGTCCATCATGCC
This window of the Gossypium hirsutum isolate 1008001.06 chromosome A09, Gossypium_hirsutum_v2.1, whole genome shotgun sequence genome carries:
- the LOC107930288 gene encoding ATP-dependent zinc metalloprotease FTSH 11, chloroplastic/mitochondrial, with the protein product MILSLSLFCPHHPCLSSPLPIPRFHPPPPSLSFNPTPFCPPPLFLFSRLHPRPFSIPCSLHPDNVNSDSKLDSHLEPSIPLVSDVDGFENAAEGFEANNINEEPENAVDNNGQSDELAGDKGPKTKIPVMVFFMGIWAMIKNGMDKLALDWFSWWPFWRQEKRLDRLIAEADVNPKDAAKQSALLAELNKHSPESVIKRFEQRDHAVDSRGVAEYLRALVVTNAIAEYLPDEHAGKPSCLPTLLQELKQRASGNVDEPFLSPGISQKHPLQVVMVDPKVSNRSRFAQELISTILFTVAVGLVWLMGAAALQKYVGSLGGIGTSGVGSSSSYAPKELNKEVMPEKNVKTFKDVKGCDDAKQELEEVVEYLKNPSKFTRLGGKLPKGILLTGAPGTGKTLLAKAIAGEAGVPFFYRAGSAFEEMFVGVGARRVRSLFQAAKQKAPCIIFIDEIDAIGSTRKQWEGHTKKTLHQLLVEMDGFEQNEGIILMAATNLPDILDPALTRPGRFDRHIVVPNPDVRGRQEILDLYLHDKPLSDDVDVKAIARGTPGFNGADLANLVNIAAIKAAVEGANKLTASQLEHAKDRILMGTERKTMFLSEESKKLTAFHESGHAIVAFNTEGAHPIHKATIMPRGSALGMVTQLPSDDETSISKKQLLALLDVCMGGRVAEELVFGQDHVTTGARSDLQTATELAKYMVSNCGMSDAIGPVNIKERPSSEMQSRIDAEVVKLLREAYDRVTTLLKKHEKALHALANALLEYETLSAEEIKRILLPHREGGFPEQQEQQEEGELVLA